The following coding sequences lie in one Brachionichthys hirsutus isolate HB-005 chromosome 15, CSIRO-AGI_Bhir_v1, whole genome shotgun sequence genomic window:
- the pbx1a gene encoding pre-B-cell leukemia homeobox 1a has product MQEGRNPSGPPLLTSKGHRADSALQPHYEGVVNVTGDLLSIRGAQEEEPPDPQLMRLDNMLLAEGVAGPEKGGGSAAAAAAAAATGAIGADNSAEQSDYRAKLTQIRQIYHTELEKYEQACNEFTTHVMNLLREQSRTRPISPKEIERMVGIIHRKFSSIQMQLKQSTCEAVMILRSRFLDARRKRRNFNKQATEILNEYFYSHLSNPYPSEEAKEELAKKCSITVSQVSNWFGNKRIRYKKNIGKFQEEANMYAAKTAVSATNVSAQGSQANSPSTPNSAGSAGSFSMSNTGDLFMSVQSLNGDSYQGGQVGANIQSQVDTLRHVISQTGGYSDSLAASQMYSPQGINTNGGWQDAPTPSSVTSPTEGPGSVHSDTSN; this is encoded by the exons atgcaggaaggaaggaatccATCTGGCCCTCCTCTGCTCACCAGCAAAGGTCACAGGGCGGACTCAGCCTTACAGCCTCATTACGAAGGAGTCGTCAATGTGACCGGAGACT TGCTCAGTATCCGTGgcgcccaggaggaggagcctccggACCCTCAGCTGATGCGATTGGACAACATGCTGCTGGCAGAGGGCGTGGCCGGGCCGGAGAAAGGCGGCGGATCAGCGGCCGCGGCGGCCGCTGCAGCAGCCACTGGTGCCATCGGTGCCGACAACTCGGCAGAACAATCCGACTACCGGGCCAAGCTGACTCAGATCCGACAAATTTACCACACGGAGCTGGAGAAGTATGAACAG GCATGCAACGAGTTCACCACCCATGTGATGAACCTGCTGAGGGAGCAGTCTCGAACACGACCCATCTCTCCCAAAGAGATCGAGCGCATGGTGGGCATCATCCACCGCAAGTTCAGCTCCATCCAGATGCAGCTGAAACAGAGCACCTGCGAGGCCGTCATGATCCTGCGCTCACGCTTCCTCGATGCCAG GCGAAAGAGGAGGAACTTCAACAAACAGGCGACAGAGATCCTAAACGAGTACTTTTACTCACATCTCAGCAATCCTTACCCCAGCGAGGAGGCCAAAGAAGAGCTGGCCAAGAAATGCAGCATCACAGTGTCACAG GTATCAAACTGGTTTGGGAACAAGAGAATCCGATACAAGAAAAACATCGGCAAGTTCCAGGAAGAGGCCAACATGTATGCAGCAAAGACCGCAGTCAGTGCAACCAATGTGTCTGCTCAGGGCAGCCAGGCAAACTCTCCATCGACTCCCAATTCGGCAG GTTCTGCTGGCTCATTTAGCATGTCAAACACCGGAGACTTGTTCATGAGTGTGCAGTCCCTCAATGGGGACTCATACCAAGGGGGGCAGGTTGGGGCCAACATACAATCCCAG GTGGATACCCTTCGCCATGTTATCAGCCAGACAGGAGGATACAGTGACAGCCTCGCAGCCAGCCAGATGTACAGTCCACAGGGCATCAAC ACAAATGGTGGCTGGCAAGATGCTCCGACTCCTTCGTCAGTGACATCGCCCACAGAAGGACCCGGGAGCGTTCATTCAGATACTTCCAACTGA